In one Streptomyces sp. NBC_01288 genomic region, the following are encoded:
- the rocD gene encoding ornithine--oxo-acid transaminase, producing the protein MTSTEASSEDSTEALVAAGEAHTPHNYHPLPVVVATADGAWMTDVRGRRYLDLLAGYSALNFGHGNPRLIAAAKAQLERVTLTSRAFHHDRFAAFCEQLAELCGMELVLPMNTGAEAVETAVKTARKWGYRVKGVPEGRAKIVVAGNNFHGRTTTIVSFSTDPEARADFGPYTPGFGVVPYGDLTAMRTAVSENTVAVLLEPIQGEAGVLVPPAGYLAGVRELTRERNVLLIADEIQSGLGRTGRTFACEHEGVVPDMYVLGKALGGGVVPVSAVVSSAEVLGVFRPGEHGSTFGGNPLACAVALEVIAMLRSGEYQARAAELGEHLHRELRQLTDTGRVTAVRGRGLWAGVDITPAVGTGREISERLMDRGVLVKDTHGSTIRIAPPLMISREDLDWGLAQLRAVLGV; encoded by the coding sequence GTGACCAGTACGGAAGCCAGTAGCGAAGACAGTACGGAAGCCCTCGTCGCCGCCGGCGAGGCGCACACCCCGCACAACTACCACCCGCTGCCGGTGGTCGTCGCCACCGCCGACGGGGCGTGGATGACGGACGTGCGGGGGCGGCGGTATCTGGACCTGCTCGCCGGGTACTCGGCGCTGAACTTCGGGCACGGCAATCCGCGGTTGATCGCGGCGGCGAAGGCGCAGTTGGAGCGGGTGACGCTGACGTCGCGGGCGTTCCACCACGACCGGTTCGCCGCGTTCTGCGAGCAGTTGGCGGAGCTGTGCGGCATGGAGCTGGTGCTGCCGATGAACACGGGCGCGGAAGCGGTCGAGACCGCGGTGAAGACCGCGCGGAAGTGGGGGTACCGGGTCAAGGGCGTGCCCGAAGGAAGAGCGAAGATCGTGGTGGCGGGCAACAACTTCCACGGCCGTACGACGACGATCGTCAGCTTCTCGACCGACCCGGAGGCGCGGGCGGACTTCGGGCCGTACACGCCGGGCTTCGGGGTCGTGCCGTACGGGGATCTCACCGCGATGCGGACGGCGGTCAGTGAGAACACGGTGGCCGTGTTGCTGGAGCCGATCCAGGGGGAGGCGGGGGTGCTGGTGCCGCCGGCCGGATATCTGGCGGGGGTACGGGAGTTGACGCGGGAGCGGAACGTGCTCCTCATCGCCGACGAGATCCAGTCGGGGCTCGGGCGGACGGGGCGGACGTTCGCGTGTGAGCACGAGGGGGTGGTGCCCGACATGTATGTGCTCGGGAAGGCGCTGGGCGGTGGGGTGGTGCCGGTGTCGGCGGTGGTGTCGAGTGCGGAGGTGCTGGGCGTGTTCCGGCCCGGGGAGCACGGGTCGACGTTCGGCGGGAATCCGCTGGCGTGTGCGGTGGCACTGGAGGTGATCGCGATGCTGCGGTCGGGCGAGTACCAGGCGCGGGCCGCGGAGCTGGGGGAGCATCTGCACCGGGAATTGCGGCAGTTGACGGACACCGGGCGGGTGACGGCGGTGCGTGGGCGGGGGCTGTGGGCGGGGGTCGACATCACGCCGGCGGTCGGGACGGGCCGGGAGATCTCGGAGAGGTTGATGGACCGGGGCGTCCTCGTGAAGGACACTCACGGGTCGACGATCCGGATCGCGCCGCCGCTGATGATCAGCCGGGAGGATCTGGACTGGGGGCTGGCCCAACTCCGCGCGGTGCTGGGGGTCTAG